The DNA sequence ATTACGCACTCTTTAAATGGTGGCTGCTTCTAAGCCAACATCCTGGTTGTCTTTGCAACTCCACATCCTTTTCCACTGAACGTGCACTTTGGGGCCTTAGCTGGCGATCTGGGCTGTTTCCCTCTCGACCACGGATCTTATCACTCGCAGTCTGACTCCCGGGCATAAGTCGTTGGCATTCGGAGTTTGACTGGGTTCGGTAACCCGATGAGGGCCCCTAGCCCAATCAGTGCTCTACCTCCAACACTCTCCATCCCGAGGCTAGCCCTAAAGCTATTTCGGGGAGAACCAGCTATCTCCAAGTTCGATTGGCATTTCACCCCTACCCACACCTCATCCCCGCACTTTTCAACGTGCGTGGGTTCGGGCCTCCAGCCGGTGTTACCCGGCCTTCACCCTGGACATGGGTAGATCACCTGGTTTCGGGTCGACGACGACGTACTTTTCGCCCTGTTCAGACTCGCTTTCGCTGCGGCTCCGCCTCTTCGGCTTAACCTCGCACGCCATCGTCACTCGCCGGTTCATTCTACAAAAGGCACGCCATCACGCATGAACGCGCTCTGACTACTTGTAGGCACACGGTTTCAGGTTCTCTTTCACTCCCCTTCCGGGGTGCTTTTCACCTTTCCCTCACGGTACTGGTGCACTATCGGTCACTAGGGAGTATTTAGCCTTGGGAGATGGTCCTCCCTGCTTCCGACGGGATTTCCCGTGTCCCGCCGTACTCAGGATCCGCTCGGGAGGGAACGAAGTTTCGACTACAGGGCTGTCACCTTCTCTGGCCGGCCGTTCCAGACCGGTTCGTCTACCCCGTTCCTTTCTCACTCCCACAATGAGCGGTCCTACAACCCCAAGAGGCACGCCTCTTGGTTTGGGCTGTTCCCGTTTCGCTCGCCGCTACTCAGGGAATCGCGTTTGCTTTCTTCTCCTCCGGGTACTAAGATGTTTCAGTTCCCCGGGTGTGCCCTCCATGCCCTATGGATTCAGGCATGGATACTGCCCCATTACGGACAGTGGGTTCCCCCATTCGGACATCTCCGGATCAACGCTTGCTTACAGCTCCCCGGAGCGTTTCGGCGTTTGCCCCGTCCTTCATCGGCTCCTAGTGCCAAGGCATCCACCGTGCGCCCTTTCTAGCTTAACCTACAGCGCTCTCGGCTTCTTCCTTATTGTCTAGCGTCGGCTCGCCGCCGCTCGGGGTCAAATAACCTTCACCTTCCGGGTGCAAGCACCCTTGCAGGCGAAGAACATTTGCCCATCGCGGCGAAACACTCGCCTCCGCTTTTCCGGTTATCTAGTTTTCAAGGAACGAGACTACTTCTTGAATTTGCTTCTCTGCAGTCTTGCGTCGAGGAATCCAGCTTCTCTGAATTCACTTGTAGACGCAGACGCAAAGCAACTGAAGGAATTTCTCATTCCCTCAAAACTGAACGAAACGAAAGCGCTGTGTATCGACAGTTGGCCATTGCGGCCTTCGCTTTTTCCCTTAGAAAGGAGGTGATCCAGCCGCACCTTCCGGTACGGCTACCTTGTTACGACTTCACCCCAATCACTTGCCCCACCTTCGGCGGCTGGCTCCCGTAAGGGTTACCTCACCGACTTCGGGTGTTGCAAGCTCTCGTGGTGTGACGGGCGGTGTGTACAAGGCCCGGGAACGTATTCACCGCGGCATGCTGATCCGCGATTACTAGCGATTCCGGCTTCATGCAGGCGAGTTGCAGCCTGCAATCCGAACTGAGAGCGGCTTTTTGGGATTCGCTCCCCCTCGCGGGTTCGCAGCCCTTTGTACCGCCCATTGTAGCACGTGTGTAGCCCAGGTCATAAGGGGCATGATGATTTGACGTCATCCCCACCTTCCTCCGACTTGTCGCCGGCAGTCCCTCTAGAGTGCCCAACCGAATGCTGGCAACTAGAGGCGAGGGTTGCGCTCGTTGCGGGACTTAACCCAACATCTCACGACACGAGCTGACGACAACCATGCACCACCTGTCACCCTGTCCCCCCGAAGGGGGAACGCCCAATCTCTTGGGTTGTCAGGGGATGTCAAGACCTGGTAAGGTTCTTCGCGTTGCTTCGAATTAAACCACATGCTCCACCGCTTGTGCGGGCCCCCGTCAATTCCTTTGAGTTTCAGCCTTGCGGCCGTACTCCCCAGGCGGAGTGCTTATCGCGTTAGCTGCAGCACTAAAGGGTGTGACCCCTCTAACACTTAGCACTCATCGTTTACGGCGTGGACTACCAGGGTATCTAATCCTGTTTGCTCCCCACGCTTTCGCGCCTCAGCGTCAGGTGCAGGCCAGAGAGCCGCCTTCGCCACTGGTGTTCCTCCACATCTCTACGCATTTCACCGCTACACGTGGAATTCCGCTCTCCTCTCCTGCCCTCAAGTCCCCCAGTTTCCAATGACCCTCCACGGTTGAGCCGTGGGCTTTCACATCAGACTTAAGAGACCGCCTGCGCGCGCTTTACGCCCAATAATTCCGGACAACGCTCGCCCCCTACGTATTACCGCGGCTGCTGGCACGTAGTTAGCCGGGGCTTTCTCGTGAGGTACCGTCACTGCGCCGCCCTCTTCGAACGACGCTCCTTCGTCCCTCACAACAGAGCTTTACGACCCGAAGGCCTTCTTCGCTCACGCGGCGTCGCTCCGTCAGGCTTTCGCCCATTGCGGAAGATTCCCTACTGCTGCCTCCCGTAGGAGTCTGGGCCGTGTCTCAGTCCCAGTGTGGCCGGTCACCCTCTCAGGCCGGCTACGCATCGTCGCCTTGGTGAGCCGTTACCTCACCAACTAGCTAATGCGCCGCGGGCCCATCCGCAAGTGACAGCCCAAAGGCCGCCTTTCAACCGAAGACCATGCGGTCTTCGGTGTTATCCGGTATTAGCTCCGGTTTCCCGGAGTTATCCCGGTCTTGCGGGCAGGTTGCCCACGTGTTACTCACCCGTCCGCCGCTGACCGAATCAAGGCAAGCCCCAATCCGGTCCGCTCGACTTGCATGTATTAGGCACGCCGCCAGCGTTCGTCCTGAGCCAGGATCAAACTCTCCAAAGAAAGTTGATTGGCTTTTGCTTCGGCCCATGCGGACCTCCGCTTTTCGTCGCGCTTCGTTTCGTTCAGTTTTCAAGGAACGACAGTTACTATTATAAACAATCTTTCAAAAATGTCAACTACTGATTCTCTTCTAACTTATTACCGCGTTCATTTCGTCGCGGCAATTATTCATTATACGCAGTGTTAACTATTTGTCAATAGTTTTTTTATTTCATGATTGTTCGATCGTTGCACTCCGACATTCCGTCGAAGCGCGATTTTTATTTTATACACTATCTCACCTTATGTCAACTACTTTTTTATATACATGCTCATTGAAAAGTTAACCTTCGCATAAGCGGTGCCCACTCCGGTTATACTGCTCCTAAGGAAAAGCATGGGAAAGGAGCGGAATTCTGCATGAAACGTCTCAACATCACCGACAACCATGGATGGACGCCCTGGAAACTCCGCAAGCAGGAACGGAAGATCAAAAACGCTCATCTCCGCCAACGTGTGATGGCCGTCCGCTTGGTCATGGAAGGCTATTTGGGCAAAGACATGGCCTCCATGGTCAACGTGTGCCGCCAAACCGTTTCCCATTATGTGTCGCTGTTTAACGAAGGGGACCTGGAACTCCTGCTTCATCGGGATTTTGCCCCTGGGCGAGAGCCGTTTCTCACCGAAGAACAGCAGGAAGAGATCAAACACCTTGTGTTGACCACGACACCCGCGGAGCTGGGCTGGGACATCGCTTCGGCGTGGAATACGAAGATCCTTCAATCCTATGTACACCACCATTATGGCATCTCCATGTCCCGCGAAGCCTTGCGAAAACTCTTGCATCGAAAAGGGCTTTCGTGGACCCGGCCGACTTACACGTTGGCGAAAGGAGATCCGGATCGGCAAAAACACTTCGATCGAACGCTTGTGGAAATGGCTGAAAGACACTGTCATTGCCAATGTGTTTCACAAAGATCAAAACGATATCGCCCAAGCCATTGCCCGGTTTGTGGACTACATCCATGAACGCCCTAAGGAAGTGCTACAAAGCCTAGGGTGTGCAGTGTAATCCAGAAGTTAACTTTTCAAGGTGCATCTATATAGGTTGAACGCTCTCCCACCTACGCTAACGCTTAGAGGTGGGAGATTTTGGGGAACACCCGCCCCACGGCAGGCTGTCAACCAAGCCATCCTCGTGCGTCCCACGGTTCGACTGCCTTACAACGACAGCAAACGAAACCAGCCCCCACTATCTTATCTACATTCGACTTGGCCTCCCGAATCGCTTCGACTGCTGTATGATATAATTTCTTAAAAAGAATATGTTGCAAGGAGCAGACCTCGAGGATCGCTATGTATATTTTAAGGAGGGGAGCAGCCGTGACCTATCCATTTTCTGCACTGCTTGACGGCTACCGCCGCCTTTGGCCGAACCGATCGCTGGCGGCCGGACCGCTTGATGAACAAGAAAGCCAAACTCTTTTGTATGAAACGATAAGGCAAGAGCTGCGCGATGAATGGACGCATCCGCGCGTGCGGCAATCGTCCGAAGTGAAGTTTTATTACGCCGTTAAGCGGGTGGCCGCTTCTGACTTGCCGGATGGCATGAAAGTAGCACTCATTCAAGCGTATTTGACGGTGATGGAACAATTGCAAGCCAATCATACATAAAACAGACGAATTCGGTTCACACTACTGAGCGAAAAAACATTTCTTGTTAAGGAGGATGGCAGTTATGGCGTTAATTCCGTTTGACCCGTTCCGGCACTTGGAATCGATTCGCCGGGATATGAACCGCTTTTTTGCTAGTGATTTTCCATCGCTGTTCACTCATATGGATGAGCAGCACTGGATGCCGCGCATCGACATGCATGAAACGGCCAACGAATACGTCGTTTCGTGCGATTTACCGGGGCTGGAGCGGAAAGAGGATGTGCACATTGACGTGCAGAACAACATGTTGACCATCAGCGGCACGATTCAACGCCATCACGATGTCAAAGAAGAACAAATGCACCGGCGCGAACGCTTCTTTGGTCGCTTCCAGCGTTCGATCACCCTGCCGGCGGATGCGGCGACGGAAAACATTCGCGCGACGTACAAAAACGGTGTGCTTGACATTCATATCCCGAAAACAACGACAGGAACGAAAAAACGCGTTGATATCGAGTTCCATTAATGCAGAAGGGAGCGGCTTATCGACCGCTCCCCTTTTCGTTGCCCTCGCTGCTTGAGCGGATGACGAGCTCTGTCGGCACGACGACCTTTTTGCAAATCGCTCGTTTCGTCGTCAACCGTTCGATGAGCAGCTCAACCGCTGTTTCACCCATAAATTCTGTGTATACTTTCACCGTCGAAAGCGGCGGGTGAAGAAATGCTGCCGTCGGAATATCATTGAATCCGACAATCGCCGCCTCTTCCGGAACAGCGATCCCGGCTTCATGCAGCGCACGCAGGGCGCCAATCGCCATCGAATCACTGGCAATGAAAAACGCCGTCGGCAAGTCGCCGCCTGAAACAGCCTCTTTCATCAGCCGATAGCCATCTTCAGCAGTGAAGGCACCGATCCATACATAGCGGGAATCATACAGCCCTTTGACATACAAATATTCGTAAAACGCCGCTTCGCGCTCATCGCGGATCGGCGTTTCCCCGTCGACATATTCACGGCCGCCGATATAACCAATTTTCGTATGCCCCAACCGAAGCAAATAATCAAGCACTGTCACCGTCGCTTGACGCAAGTCGATGACGACTGAATCAAACCGATGCTCATCAGGCGAACAGTCGACAAACACAATTTGTTTGGCCCCGGCGGCAAAAACCTCGACTTCCTTCGGCCCGAATTTTCCGACAGCGATGATGCCATCGAGCGCCTCCATCCGTTCAATCGGATAGGCACCGTTTTGTTTAAACAATTTGACGAGTTCAATGCCGCGGTCAAAACACTCTTTTTCCACTCCGAGGCGAATCGCCATATAATACGGGTCATCGATTTCCTGGCGCTCCGAATACCAGTGAATGAGCCCGAAGCGAAACGATTCGCGCGCTTGCTGGCTTCGCTCCCGCAATGTTTTGTAGTTCAGCTCTTGGGCGACTTCAAAAATGCGCCTTCTCGTTTCATCGGAAACGGACAGCGTTGCATCGTAATTAAGCACGCGCGACACCGTCGCGACCGAAACGCCGACTTTTTCCGCGATTTCTTTTAACGTAGCCATCGTCTGTTTGCGATCCCTTCCTTATGTTTCATATGAAACGCGTTTTTTCGCCGCATTTAAACAAGAGACGACATGCGCTCCACAGCGTGCTGCAGAAAGCGGCGAAACGCGTCCTTCCCTCGCTTGTCCCGCTTAAACACCCCGGCATGTTCCAACACGGTCACAAACCGTTGTCCGACTTCGTGCCGCAAAATGTCATGGACGTTGTCCTTCGTGATGTCCGGATAGGCCGAGTGAATGGCTTCGCACCAATCCCAATGTTTATGCATCGACTCGTCCCAGTCTTCTTTTTTTGTCCGATGCACGAGATAATCGGCCAGCGTCTCCAGTTCCACGGCAAGCCGTGCCGGCAGCACCGCCAGCCCCATCACTTCGATCAAGCCGATATTTTCTTTTTTAATATGATGCAATTCTTCATGCGGATGGAAAATGCCGTACGGATGTTCCGCTGATGTCCGATTGTTGCGCAACACGATGTCCAACTCAAACAAATCGCCGCGCCGCCGGGCGATCGGGGTGATCGTGTTGTGCGGAACATCGCCGCTGTAGGCCATAATCTCGACGCTTGGGTCGCTGTACGTCCGCCATGTTTCATACAAAAAGGCAGCCGCATCCAACACGTCCTCTTTTGGTCCAGTCAAACGGATGACGGACATCGGCCAGCGCACAATGCCGGCTGTGACCGACGGAAACGATGGCAGCGGGATACACTCTTCGATCTCCGCCTTTTCCATCGCAAACGGATAACACCCTCCTTGGAAATGGTCATGCACTAAAATCGAGCCGCCGACAATCGGCAAGTCGGCGTTCGAGCCAATGAAATAGTGCGGGAACTTTTCGACGAAATCGAGCAAGCGCTCAAGCGTCTTCCGCTCCATTTTCATCGGCACATGTTCGGCGGAAAAGACGATGCAATGTTCATGATAGTACACGTAGGGAGAATATTGGAAATACCACTGTTCATCCAATAACGTGATCGGGATGACACGGTGATTGGAACGGGCGGGATGACGCCACGTTCCTTCATACCCTTCGTTTTCTTTGCATAATACACATTTTGGATACGAGGATGACGGCATCTCTTTTAATTTGGCGATTTCCTTCGGGTCTTTTTCCGGCTTCGCCAAGTTAATGGTGATATCCAATTCTCCATAGATGGTTGACACTTTCCAGTGCTGATTGTTGGCGATGCGCGCCGTTTGAATGTAATTGGACGCTTGGCTCAACGAATAAAACCAGTCCGTCGCCTCCTGCGGGCTGCGGCGGTATCGCTCGTAAAAGGCGCGGATCACTTCCGACGGCCGCGGCATGACGCAGTCCATCAGTCTCGCATCCCATATATCGCGCTCGGTTGTGGTATTCGTTTCCAACAATCCTTGTTCATACGCCCAATCAATCATAGCGTCCAATACCGGGGCCGGCGAGGCCAAGGGAACGTCCTTGACCTCGGCCGGCTGCCATTCCGTGAGTCGGAGCGTTGCCAGCAGGCGGTTGCGCGCGTACACCACATCTTCCGGCGCTAAAAGGCCGCGTTGCTCGGCATAACGGATCAGTTGTTCAATCGCCGCAAAAATCGTTTCCATGTTTACACACCCCGATATCCGTTTGGCCGCGCTTTGTGCCACTCCCACGCCGAGGCGACGATATCCGTAATGGACAAGTATTTCGGCTCCCAGCCGAGCTCGCGCTTTGCTTTTTCCGATGAAGCGACAAGCCGCGCCGGGTCGCCCGGCCGCCGCGCCACGACGCGGGCAGGGATCGGGTGTCCGGTCACTTGCCGCGCCGCTTCGATCACTTCTTTGACGCTGAAGCCGTTGCCGTTGCCGAGATTGTACACGTCACTGGACGCTCCATTC is a window from the Geobacillus stearothermophilus ATCC 12980 genome containing:
- the galT gene encoding UDP-glucose--hexose-1-phosphate uridylyltransferase, encoding METIFAAIEQLIRYAEQRGLLAPEDVVYARNRLLATLRLTEWQPAEVKDVPLASPAPVLDAMIDWAYEQGLLETNTTTERDIWDARLMDCVMPRPSEVIRAFYERYRRSPQEATDWFYSLSQASNYIQTARIANNQHWKVSTIYGELDITINLAKPEKDPKEIAKLKEMPSSSYPKCVLCKENEGYEGTWRHPARSNHRVIPITLLDEQWYFQYSPYVYYHEHCIVFSAEHVPMKMERKTLERLLDFVEKFPHYFIGSNADLPIVGGSILVHDHFQGGCYPFAMEKAEIEECIPLPSFPSVTAGIVRWPMSVIRLTGPKEDVLDAAAFLYETWRTYSDPSVEIMAYSGDVPHNTITPIARRRGDLFELDIVLRNNRTSAEHPYGIFHPHEELHHIKKENIGLIEVMGLAVLPARLAVELETLADYLVHRTKKEDWDESMHKHWDWCEAIHSAYPDITKDNVHDILRHEVGQRFVTVLEHAGVFKRDKRGKDAFRRFLQHAVERMSSLV
- a CDS encoding winged helix-turn-helix domain-containing protein, which encodes MVNVCRQTVSHYVSLFNEGDLELLLHRDFAPGREPFLTEEQQEEIKHLVLTTTPAELGWDIASAWNTKILQSYVHHHYGISMSREALRKLLHRKGLSWTRPTYTLAKGDPDRQKHFDRTLVEMAERHCHCQCVSQRSKRYRPSHCPVCGLHP
- a CDS encoding LacI family DNA-binding transcriptional regulator — protein: MATLKEIAEKVGVSVATVSRVLNYDATLSVSDETRRRIFEVAQELNYKTLRERSQQARESFRFGLIHWYSERQEIDDPYYMAIRLGVEKECFDRGIELVKLFKQNGAYPIERMEALDGIIAVGKFGPKEVEVFAAGAKQIVFVDCSPDEHRFDSVVIDLRQATVTVLDYLLRLGHTKIGYIGGREYVDGETPIRDEREAAFYEYLYVKGLYDSRYVWIGAFTAEDGYRLMKEAVSGGDLPTAFFIASDSMAIGALRALHEAGIAVPEEAAIVGFNDIPTAAFLHPPLSTVKVYTEFMGETAVELLIERLTTKRAICKKVVVPTELVIRSSSEGNEKGSGR
- a CDS encoding Hsp20/alpha crystallin family protein, whose amino-acid sequence is MALIPFDPFRHLESIRRDMNRFFASDFPSLFTHMDEQHWMPRIDMHETANEYVVSCDLPGLERKEDVHIDVQNNMLTISGTIQRHHDVKEEQMHRRERFFGRFQRSITLPADAATENIRATYKNGVLDIHIPKTTTGTKKRVDIEFH